The following coding sequences are from one Streptococcus sp. NPS 308 window:
- the trmB gene encoding tRNA (guanosine(46)-N7)-methyltransferase TrmB, with the protein MRVRNRKGATELLEANPQYVVLNPLEAKGKWRDLFGNDHPIHVEVGSGKGAFVSGMAKQNPNINYIGIDIQKSVLSYALDKVLEVGVPNIKLLWVDGSDLTDYFEDGEIDRLYLNFSDPWPKKRHEKRRLTYKSFLDTFKRILPENGEIHFKTDNRGLFEYSLVSFSQYGMKLNGVWLDLHASDFEGNVMTEYEQKFSNKGQVIYRVEAEF; encoded by the coding sequence ATGAGAGTTAGAAATCGTAAAGGGGCGACAGAGTTACTAGAGGCTAATCCCCAGTATGTTGTCCTCAATCCCTTGGAAGCAAAAGGGAAATGGCGAGACTTGTTTGGAAATGATCATCCGATTCATGTTGAGGTTGGAAGTGGAAAAGGAGCCTTCGTATCAGGAATGGCCAAACAAAACCCTAACATCAACTATATCGGGATTGATATCCAAAAGTCGGTGTTAAGTTATGCCTTGGATAAGGTATTAGAAGTTGGAGTGCCCAATATCAAGTTGTTGTGGGTAGATGGTTCAGATTTGACAGACTACTTTGAAGACGGTGAGATTGATCGTCTCTACCTAAACTTTTCTGATCCCTGGCCTAAAAAACGCCATGAAAAACGTCGTTTGACCTACAAGAGTTTCTTGGATACCTTTAAGCGTATCTTGCCTGAGAATGGGGAAATCCATTTCAAGACAGATAACCGTGGCTTGTTTGAGTACAGCCTGGTGAGTTTTTCTCAGTATGGGATGAAACTGAACGGAGTTTGGTTGGACTTACATGCCAGTGATTTTGAAGGCAATGTCATGACGGAATATGAGCAAAAATTCTCCAACAAGGGTCAAGTGATCTACCGAGTTGAGGCAGAATTTTAA
- the ccrZ gene encoding cell cycle regulator CcrZ yields MDLGDIELTLTPIPGKSGKAYMGSYPDGKRVFVKMNTSPILPGLAREQIAPQLLWTRRLADGRDMCAQEWLTGKILTPYDMNRKQIITILNRLHRSRPLMKQLSRLGYTMEKPVDLLRSWQQEVPEILQQNHYLNSVIAELGKTVPSFREDHATIVHGDLRHSNWIETESGLVYLVDWDSVRLTDRMFDVAHLLCHYIPDHQWRQWLRDYGYKYNQTVLDKLYWYGQYSYLNQIAKYCENQDLDNVNREIYALRVFRDKYGKKR; encoded by the coding sequence ATGGACTTGGGTGATATTGAGCTAACGCTGACCCCGATACCAGGGAAGAGCGGCAAGGCTTATATGGGAAGCTACCCTGATGGGAAGCGCGTCTTTGTAAAAATGAACACCTCTCCAATCCTACCTGGCCTAGCCAGAGAACAAATCGCTCCTCAATTACTATGGACTCGTCGTTTAGCGGATGGTCGTGATATGTGTGCCCAAGAATGGTTGACGGGCAAAATCTTGACTCCCTACGATATGAATCGCAAACAAATTATTACAATCTTGAACCGTCTTCACCGCTCGCGTCCCTTGATGAAGCAGTTGAGTCGTTTGGGATATACCATGGAAAAACCGGTTGATTTATTGCGTTCTTGGCAACAAGAAGTACCAGAAATCTTGCAACAGAATCACTACTTGAATAGTGTGATTGCTGAGCTAGGTAAGACGGTTCCAAGTTTTAGAGAAGACCATGCAACGATTGTGCATGGGGATCTTCGCCATAGTAATTGGATTGAGACAGAGAGTGGACTCGTTTATCTAGTGGATTGGGATTCGGTTCGTCTGACGGATCGTATGTTTGATGTGGCGCATTTGCTATGCCACTACATTCCAGATCATCAGTGGCGTCAATGGTTGAGAGACTACGGCTATAAGTACAATCAGACAGTGTTAGATAAATTGTACTGGTATGGTCAGTATTCTTACTTGAACCAGATTGCCAAATACTGTGAAAATCAAGATTTAGACAATGTAAACCGGGAGATTTATGCCTTGCGTGTCTTCCGTGACAAGTATGGAAAGAAGAGATGA
- the rimP gene encoding ribosome maturation factor RimP has translation MDAIATIVELVREVVEPVIQTPFELVDIEYGKIGSDMILSIFVDKPEGITLNDTADLTEIISPVLDTIKPDPFPEQYFLEITSPGLERPLKTKDAVAGAVGKYIHVGLYQAIDKQKVFEGTLLSFEEDELTMEYMDKTRKKTVQIPYSLVSKARLAVKL, from the coding sequence GTGGACGCAATCGCAACAATCGTAGAATTAGTCAGAGAAGTTGTAGAACCTGTCATCCAAACGCCTTTCGAACTCGTGGATATCGAGTATGGAAAGATTGGCAGTGACATGATTCTCAGTATTTTTGTAGATAAACCTGAAGGAATTACCTTGAACGACACGGCAGACCTGACAGAAATTATCAGTCCTGTTCTAGACACCATCAAGCCTGATCCCTTCCCAGAACAATATTTCCTAGAAATCACCAGTCCAGGCTTGGAACGTCCTTTGAAAACCAAGGATGCCGTCGCTGGAGCAGTTGGAAAATACATCCATGTCGGGCTCTATCAAGCCATCGATAAGCAAAAAGTCTTTGAAGGAACCTTGCTGTCCTTTGAAGAGGATGAGTTGACTATGGAGTATATGGACAAGACACGTAAGAAAACCGTCCAAATTCCATACAGTTTAGTATCAAAAGCACGTTTAGCAGTAAAACTATAG